A stretch of DNA from Candidatus Bathyarchaeia archaeon:
GCGCATTCACTCCGATTCTTCGCCTTTAGGAGCGAGATCACTTGGTGATCTTGGGTGAAATGGTCCTCGATCGCCCTCTTCGCCTTTCCGGTAATGAAACAGAACTCTCGGATGCCGCTGTCGAAGAGTTGTTCGAAGGCAAGTTGGAGTATGGGTTTGACGTAGATTTTGCCATCTCTCCCCTTTGCGAAGATGGGGAGCATCTCCTTCGGCTGCTCAATCGTTGCTGGAAACAACCTCGTCCCTAAGCCTGCTGCAGGAATCACAGCTCTCCTAACCATAAGACACACGACCACGACCGAGAATGATCTATCCATCACCACAATAAATTGCTTACGTGACGGAATACGCCTGCCAGATGCCTATTTAGGCCCCAACCCTATGGCTGCATAAGTCAGTTTTCCACGGAACTCGGCTGGGTTGTAAATCTTTCTGCCGTCAACAATGACCGGCCTCCTCATCCTAGCTTTGAAGTCCTCCGGCCTAAGTCTCTTAAACTCCTCCCACTCGGTCACAATGATACAGCATTCGGCGTCGTTTATTGCCTCGAGGGCGGAGGAGGCGTATCTGATTTTGTCGCCAAGGACAACCTTAACCTCTGGGATTGCCACGGGGTCGTATCCAACCACCTCCGAACCTTCCTCAAGTAGGCGACTGATTATCTTGAGAGAGGCGGCCTCCCTGATGTCGCTGGTCCCAGGCTTAAAAGACAACCCAAGAAGTGCAACCCTCCGCCCTTTTAGGTCGCCCAGGAGATTTCTGGCAATTTCAATACCTCGAAGAGGTTGCGAGTCGTTTACCTTGAGGACTGCCTTTAATATGTCTGGCTCATAGTTCAAGGTTTGGGAGAAGCTGATCAACGCTCTCAAATCTTTAGGGAAGCAGGAGCCACCGAAGCCAAGTCCTGCGTTCAGGAAGTTTGCGCCTATCCGTTGGTCTAACCCGACACCTTTAGCTACCTCTGCCACATCTACGCCTGGAAGGAGCTCACAGATGTTGGCGATCTCGTTTATGAAGGAGATCTTAGCTGCGAGGAGGGCGTTGCTCGCATACTTCACCATCTCCGCAGATTCGAGACTCATACGAAGGATGGGAGGTTGCCTCTCACAGTAGAACCTCCTAAAAATGTCTTCTAGGATGTTGCCAGACTTCGCGTCATACTCGCCAATTACGACTCTGTCAGGGTTGAACGTGTCATGGAGAGCTGATCCCTCCTTAAAGAACTCAGGACTCATAGCTAGCCCGAAGCCTACTCCAGCCACCTTACCAGAGGCAGCCTCAAGGGCAGGCTTGACTAAGTTGCGGGTGGTCCCAGGAACTACCGTACTCTTAACAGTCACGAGATGGTAATCCGCCTTCTTCAGCAAGGCTGCCCCTATCTCCACCGCCGACTGCTTCACATAGGTTAAATCGATGCTACCATCTGGCCGGCTTGGTGTTCCTACGGCGATGAAGGTTACGTCACTACTGAGGACGGCCTCTTCTACGCTGTCTACACACCTGAGAAGACCGCTGTCTAATCCCTTCTGGATTAGGGGCTCCACTCCGGGCTCGTAAAATGGAGTTCTCCCAGCCTTGACTGAGACTACTTTGCCCTTATCTTGGTCGACTGCATAAACTCTAAAACCTCTATCAGCAAAGCTGACAGAGGTTGCCAGCCCTACGAACCCCAAACCTATAACCGATATACTCTCAATAAACATACTCCCACCAGACAGCCAACAATCCAGTTAACGTGGAATCTAATAGTTTAGCCTACCTCTATACCTTTTAACTTCTCCCATCCTGATCTCATGTGGGGTTGTATCCGTGGGCAGGGGTCCGAAGATACGCCGCCGGATAGTTCGGCAGTATTACCAGAGATTCCAGAGAGTTGACCCTGCGACCGGTAAGGTGGAAGTTGGTTACAAGCGCCGCTATGTGAGAGTCGTGTATGAGGTAAGATTCCCGAAAGGGCTGGATGTAAGCGACCTCGTAGGTAAGGAAATCGAGTTCACACGCAGAGACGGGGAGATCATCATAAGGGCTCATTGAGCTGTACCCTGCAAATCAAAGGTTAACTCATACTGGGTAAGATTGAAGGTTTACAGCTTTGAGGTTGAAATAAATCCGCCCATCTAGGAGCCCGCATGAAAGCCCTATGAGGCTAGTGAATTTTACGAGTTCTTATAAAACTCGTTTAAATGCCATTTGACACCTCCTTCCGAGGGAGGTATTCATTTCGAAATAAACGTATGCTAGGTTACTCGGCGAGTAGCGAGGTTGTCAATTAAACCTATACCTAACCCTTACGGGATTCACTTCAAGGTGTCTGCGTTGGCGTATAAACCTGGTAGACCGCCTGCCACAATTGAACCTCGAAAAGATCCCACTCGGACACGAAACGTTAGCTTACCTGGCTCACTTTGGAAGCTGGTGGAGTACGTCCAGCGAGTAAGAGGCGACCCTACGTTGAGTGCAACTGTCAGAACCCTCCTCATACAGTCTCTCTGCCAACTTGACCTCTTGCCAGAAGAAACAAAGAGGGCACACGGGTTTAAGCAATAACAGGCAGCAACCAGCGACAATCATCGGTAACGCCACGGTTTCTTTCGTCACGACTTATATATTTTTTAACCCTCTGCTACTCTCGTCGAACTTTCGCCTGCCCCAACGGTTGGTTGGGGATGTGTGCGGGTTAGGGGCGACCAGTATGACTCATAGAGGTCGTAGATCAGCTGCGGGTGAGGAGAGGCGGCGACTTTGGCGGGAAGCTTACTATGATGTTGAGCGCGCTGAAGAGATCGCCATGGGCGACTACCCAAGCCTTAGGATAGAGCGTGGTGAGGTTTTAAGGAGCCCCACCTACCTCAACCCCAGCCTCAGAGGAGGATAACGTGGAGAGGCCAAGGTGGGGCCTCCCTAGGCGCCTCTTCACAGGGCCCAGCTACCGAACGCCGGGAAGCGCCCACGTTGAGGAGGCAAACCCCACAAAGGTCAGCCTTAGGATGCAGGCTTACAATCTACTGGCACCACACGAGGTGGTTCTCGATCTCTTCGCGGGCAAAGGTCTGCTCTCTTGGCTCTACGCAAAAGGATGCCGCCGCCTCATCTCTGTCGAGAAGAACCCTGAATACTTCAAAGTTCTGAAACGTAATATGTCCGAGTATCCTCACGCTATCTGCCTCCAGCGGGACAACCTCGAGTTCCTTGAGTCAGGCGATCTAGCTGAGTTGGAGGGGCACATCACATATGTTGACTTCGACGCCTTCGGATGCCCTTCGCTCCAGGTGCAGCGGTTCTTCGAGCGGTATAGAGTTGAGAGGGCTATGGTAGTCAGTCTTACCGACGGCATCCTCTTCAACTTCCGCCGGCATGGAAGTGCTGATCTCCGTCGCTACTATCTACAAGACTTTTATGTGGGAGGAGAACCTGAGTGCGGTGTGACTCAGAGTCTCGGCGAATATCTCTTCACAATTCAGTCCAACTTCATCAATATCCTCTGTATGCGCTGGGGGCTAGCTGCTCATCCGCTGTATTTCAAAGTGAATGAGAGGAGTACTGCCACTTACTCCAGCTACCTGATACTGCCTAGAATTGTAGGGGTAGTGGACTTCAAAAGATATGTGGGCTTGAGGAGGTTGAAGGTTGGAACTGCAGCAACGTCCATCCAAGGAAGTGCTTGACGTACTCGGTAGGCTTCAACCCGACCACTACGTCGAGGTGACATGGTGTGACGCATGTGAGATGCGGGATGCGACACCTGAGGATATAGAGCGAGACTACCACACGCAAATAGTAGTTACCGGCCGCGTCTATGGGATTAGGGACAACTATCTCATCCTCATCAGCGAGGAGACCTTCTATGGCTACCGGTTTCTCAGCATCCCAACTGGAATAATCGAGAAGATCAGAGTCCTCACTAGGAAATCCAAGAAGAAGCCGTTGCGAATATTAAAGTCGGGGTTAGCCTATAAGGTGGTCTACATACATGTTAAGTCCTCTGAAAAGTCGCAGGCTGACTTTAAAGGGCTTCGCCTTATACGAGTATGACTGGCGTGGCCTGGTCGCTCTTACAGCCCTAATAGGCTACATAACTCTGTTAGTCTTGAGGGCGCCGAATGTTGACGCGTTGGGCTTCGGCGTAGGTTTGGCGATGGGATGGTATTTCCGCGAGAAGTCATCCGACAGACAGCCATGGCTGATTGAGAGACCGTTGAAGATCCCCCGCGCTACGGAGAGGCACCCCATCTTTAAGCCGCTCAAGTCCAAGCTTATCAAGGCTCTTGAAGCTTTGGGCAACTATAATCCAGCTTGTGATGATGTGATTGTGGCGGAGATGGTCAAGACGCTCATAGACATTCGCACCGTGGATAGAAAGATAGAGGAGCTTGAAGATTTGAGAGGGTTGCAGACGGCTTTCAAGGCTAAGGCTATGCTTTTGGAGATGTTGAGCAAGCTCTCCGCGGAGTTGGCTATTAGCCGCCGGTATCGCCTCACCAGAGGTCAGGTTGCTGAGCTGAAAGAGGGCTTGGAACACCAGCTCAAAGAACTCCTCGTCCAGAATTAAAACGTGTGAAAATGTTCGCATACGCGAGTCTGTCTAGTGTTGGTGGCAGGCAATTAGTCGTATCACCTAAAACGCGAGTCTGTTAAACACCATAGGGGTTCTTTTATCAGCTGGGCTACGCAGGATATAGCTCTGGGTGATGTGAAATCTCGAAGCTTACAAGTGAAGCAGCTGGTCTTCTTAGGGAGGCGGGAAGGAACGCAGCTAGGTTTGCTGAGCTCCTCCTCAAGTTCAAACCTGTGTCATACCAAAGAAAATTCCTAGAGGATAACTCTAAGAGGGTGGTGCTCAAATGGAGCCGTCAGAGCGGCAAGTCCACCTGCCTCGCTCTCAAGGCTCTCTGGTTTGCAGTCTGCCACACTCCAACCACAACTCTAATAGTATCACCCTCGTTGCGTCAGAGCATCAACCTCCGCGACATAGTAACTAGGCTAATTGAGAGGATACCCCATGATGCTAGGCGCCTCATCGTCAAAAGGGCTTTAAGAACCACGATATACCTCTGGGAGGGGAGTCGAATAGTCGCGCTCCCAGCCAATCCTGATACACTCCGTGGCTATACGGCTCACATGATCCTTGTGGATGAGGCTGACTTCTTCCGTGACCCGGAAGGGATCTTCTATGGAACCCTTCACCCGATGCTCACCTCTACGGATGGTTGGCTTATCGTTTCCTCTACACCCTGGAGCACGAAGGGCTTCTATTATAGGGTCTGTGGGGAAAATTCAGGATATAGCCGCCATTTCGCCAACTGGCGCGACGCCGTGGCGGCTGGCGTTGCGAAGGAGAGCATTGTCGAGGAGGCGCGGAAAAGCAGCCCGCCTGAGGTCTTCCGCCGCGAATATGAATGTGAGTTTGTGGAGGATGTTAACGTGTTTCTAAGTAGCGACCTGATCGCTCGGTGTATAGACCCAACGCCCTTGGTGGCTGGGCGAGACTGGGACTACTATCCATTTGAAGCTGAGCCCGAGGGTGAATTTTACGTGGGCTGCGACTTCGGAAAGCACCAAGACTACAGTGTAGTGGCAGTTGTGGATCGTCGCCCCGATGGGACACTGCGGCTGGTTCACCTCTGGCGCCCAAGCTTAGAGACACCTTACGCTAGTGTAGTTGGCTACGTGAAAGCTCTTAGTGACCGGTATAATCATGTGGTCGGTGTGAAAGCGGACATGACTGGTGTAGGAGACTATATTGTCGAGGAGATGGCAAGAGCTGGCATTCCGAATGTGGAAGGCGTCAACTTCACCAGGGCCAGTAAAGAGGAGGTCGCGGTCCCTGTTAAGCAAGCCATGCTTCAAGGCCGAATCAAGATACCTTATGATCGCTGCCTAATCGCTGAGTTGAATGTGGAGCGTTACGAGATGAGTAAGGATGGCCACTTCATCTTTTCCCATCCAGAACGAACGCATGATGACCGGTTCTGGGCTTTCATGTTGGCTTGCCACATGGCTCTTGAGAGTGTTGGCGGCGTGTTAAGTTGGAGGGAGAAGTTTTGAGTCAGGTCTGGCGTAGGTTTCGAGAGTGGTTCACTGGCGGTGAAGCTGGTAATTTGCATACCCGCTCAACAGGCCGTGTAGCGGGTTTGCCCAACCTTTGGGGCCGCGGTCAGAAGGCGCCTTTCAGCTTCCAGACATGTTATGCTCGATACGAAACTGTAGGTGTTGTGACTGCGGCTATTGATGCGACGGTGGAGATGATTGTGGGGCCTGGCTACCATACCGAGGCTGAGGATTGGGAGGCGAAGAAGGTTGTTGATGAATTTGCTGAGGAGGTAAATTTGGACGGGCTGTTGATGGACGCCGTATTAGATTGCGCTATCTGCGGTAACGCTTGGATAGAGAAGGTGTATGAAGATGGCATGCTTGTAGACTTGAACTATTTGGACCCTCTAACGATGGAGCAGAGCGTTGTGCTTCATAAGGCTCCCAACAGTCTCAACCTCTACTATAACGGGGTGGAAAGCTATGTCCAAGTTATAAACGGCCAGAAAGTTGCCACATGGCCTCGAGAAGACATAATACACCTCACCTGGCGCCGCATCCATAACTCGCCTTACGGCATGGGGATGATCCGCCCCGTAGAGAACTACTTAGCGACGATAGTTGATGCTGAGGAGGATATGGGGAAGATCATTAAACGTTACGCAGTGCCGAAAGTGGCTTGGATGCTTGAGAACGCCAGCAAGACAACCTTCGATGATGTTAAAGCGCAACTACGTAGCGTTGAGCCTGATGAAGACTATGTGATCGCCACGCTTAAGCCCACCACTATCAAAACAGAGGTG
This window harbors:
- a CDS encoding UDP-glucose/GDP-mannose dehydrogenase family protein yields the protein MFIESISVIGLGFVGLATSVSFADRGFRVYAVDQDKGKVVSVKAGRTPFYEPGVEPLIQKGLDSGLLRCVDSVEEAVLSSDVTFIAVGTPSRPDGSIDLTYVKQSAVEIGAALLKKADYHLVTVKSTVVPGTTRNLVKPALEAASGKVAGVGFGLAMSPEFFKEGSALHDTFNPDRVVIGEYDAKSGNILEDIFRRFYCERQPPILRMSLESAEMVKYASNALLAAKISFINEIANICELLPGVDVAEVAKGVGLDQRIGANFLNAGLGFGGSCFPKDLRALISFSQTLNYEPDILKAVLKVNDSQPLRGIEIARNLLGDLKGRRVALLGLSFKPGTSDIREAASLKIISRLLEEGSEVVGYDPVAIPEVKVVLGDKIRYASSALEAINDAECCIIVTEWEEFKRLRPEDFKARMRRPVIVDGRKIYNPAEFRGKLTYAAIGLGPK
- a CDS encoding terminase family protein, which produces MSYQRKFLEDNSKRVVLKWSRQSGKSTCLALKALWFAVCHTPTTTLIVSPSLRQSINLRDIVTRLIERIPHDARRLIVKRALRTTIYLWEGSRIVALPANPDTLRGYTAHMILVDEADFFRDPEGIFYGTLHPMLTSTDGWLIVSSTPWSTKGFYYRVCGENSGYSRHFANWRDAVAAGVAKESIVEEARKSSPPEVFRREYECEFVEDVNVFLSSDLIARCIDPTPLVAGRDWDYYPFEAEPEGEFYVGCDFGKHQDYSVVAVVDRRPDGTLRLVHLWRPSLETPYASVVGYVKALSDRYNHVVGVKADMTGVGDYIVEEMARAGIPNVEGVNFTRASKEEVAVPVKQAMLQGRIKIPYDRCLIAELNVERYEMSKDGHFIFSHPERTHDDRFWAFMLACHMALESVGGVLSWREKF